The Stegostoma tigrinum isolate sSteTig4 chromosome 9, sSteTig4.hap1, whole genome shotgun sequence genome includes a region encoding these proteins:
- the LOC125454577 gene encoding cofilin-1-like, with protein sequence MDCGIQVKDSVIDAFNQMKIVSRKTEQRRKFLCLRVSDDDRYVIVNEESDSVKKPSEDDFLQFLSYLKSDCCCIVIYDVCYETTNSLVKDDLVIVNWCPEKAPAKQKLQFASAINIVKTKLQGVKATLQFNSMEDVNRIAIAEKLGKDVVKVEGVKVEE encoded by the exons gaCTGTGGTATCCAGGTCAAAGATTCAGTTATTGATGCCTTCAATCAAATGAAGATAGTGTCCAGAAAGACAGAGCAAAGGAGAAAGTTTCTTTGTTTGCGTGTTAGTGACGATGATCGATATGTCATTGTGAATGAGGAAAGCGACAGTGTGAAGAAACCATCTGAAGATGACTTTCTGCAGTTCTTAAGCTACCTCAAGTCCGATTGTTGCTGCATTGTGATTTATGATGTCTGTTATGAAACAACGAACTCCCTCGTCAAGGATGATCTGGTGATTGTGAATTG GTGTCCAGAAAAAGCACCAGCAAAACAAAAACTACAGTTTGCATCAGCAATAAATATTGTGAAGACAAAACTCCAAG GTGTCAAGGCCACGTTGCAGTTCAATTCCATGGAAGATGTAAACCGCATTGCCATTGCTGAAAAACtggggaaagatgttgtgaaagtagAAGGAGTGAAAGTAGAGGAGTAG